One Ornithinicoccus hortensis genomic window, CGGCACCAACCTGCTGCTGGTCGGCCTGTGGTTCCTGGGGCGGCCGCGCAAGGACAGCCACTCCTGGTGGCGGCCGGCGGAGGCCGTCGCGGCCGCCGTCATCGTCGCCACGCTGGTGCCCGGGATCGGCGCCCTGATGACCTACCGGACCAGCACCTACGCGGCGTTCACCACCACCTCGCTGCTCTCGACGGTGCGCGGCGGCAGCGGCATGTTCACCGACATCCGCGGACAGGCCCAGCAGGCCACGCCCTACGTGCAGAACCTGTTGGCGCTCTCCGACGCGCTGCACCAGGAGTTCGTGAACCCGGACGCCTTCCGGCCGGCCGCGGCGCGCTTCCTGCTGGTCTCGGACATCCACGGGATGAACTACTACCCGCTGATGGAGCGGATCATCGAGGACGAGGACATCACCGCCGTGATCGACACCGGCGACCTGGTGAACTTCGGGCGGCCCCGCGAGGGCGAGATGGCCGGGCTCTTCTCGGCGATCGAGGACCTCGGGGTCCCCTACATCTTCGTCCGCGGAAACCACGACGCCACCAGCCCCACCGACGAGGCGGTGCTGGCCCGGATGGCCGAGATCCCCAACGTCATCCTGCTCGAGCCCACCGCCGGGACGTTTGTCGAGGCGCAGGTCAACGGGATCCGGATGAGCGGGTTCAACGACTGGCGGCACTTCGCCGAGGTGAACGACGACTTCAAGGAGCAGGCCCGGGAGGCCGGCGAGGCGTTTGCCGAGGGCACCCGCGGTTGGCCGCTGCCGGACATCCTGGTCTCCCACCAGCCGTTCGCCCTGGAGGACCTGCCCTCCGCCGGCATCAAGGTCAACGGGCACATGCACACGGCCGCGCTGAAGGGCAACCAGATCACCATGGGCTCGTTCACCGGCGGCGGCCTGGTCAACCACTTCCAGGTGCCGCAGGACGAGGACCCGGAGACGGCCGGTGAGCTGGTCGGCGTCCCCTACGCCTTCGACATC contains:
- a CDS encoding metallophosphoesterase family protein, with the protein product MSDVETPVAEPTTRPRERRALGRALRYTVTVLVLALVGYVGGLATTSLWPITLQTQHFEASVRISPSWSNNSTVHLPTVFGDIDLEFHGPTPAPGIEGRVQVREEITELFTSGAVDIDELTPDQEELRTVMRDGLTELGWKFVGGVLGTNLLLVGLWFLGRPRKDSHSWWRPAEAVAAAVIVATLVPGIGALMTYRTSTYAAFTTTSLLSTVRGGSGMFTDIRGQAQQATPYVQNLLALSDALHQEFVNPDAFRPAAARFLLVSDIHGMNYYPLMERIIEDEDITAVIDTGDLVNFGRPREGEMAGLFSAIEDLGVPYIFVRGNHDATSPTDEAVLARMAEIPNVILLEPTAGTFVEAQVNGIRMSGFNDWRHFAEVNDDFKEQAREAGEAFAEGTRGWPLPDILVSHQPFALEDLPSAGIKVNGHMHTAALKGNQITMGSFTGGGLVNHFQVPQDEDPETAGELVGVPYAFDIVSFGEDCSLQTLTRYVYRNLVSGRPQFDNVSVLNGEQVATQPDPDGEPRTCGPDQPLQTEVIVPTDDPDGDDGADDGDGGAP